In a genomic window of Gossypium arboreum isolate Shixiya-1 chromosome 9, ASM2569848v2, whole genome shotgun sequence:
- the LOC128280390 gene encoding uncharacterized protein LOC128280390, which yields MTSEAAEIMEKLKDKKAEYEATASTDSSVNFEDIDNRIINELLGPERYGQVRFQGSGLNPTQYFGSASHQYMPSESQSQAEVQRLKDQIVQIQASTDEQISQLRAETAAREAEAAVREAEQNKKYNELQLQLQSMMTMFQQFQNPPS from the exons ATGACATCTGAGGctgcagaaattatg gagaaactaaaagataagaaggcagagtatgaagcgactgcttcgactgatagttctgttaattttgaggatattgataacagaattattaaTGAacttttgggtcctgaaaggtatggtcaggttagatttcaaggatctggtcttaacccgacccaatattttggatccgcctcgcaccaatacatgccttccgagAGTCAaagtcaagctgaagttcagaggctAAAAGATCAGATAGTTCAGATACAAGCTAGCACAGATGAGCAAATTTCTCAACTTAGAGCGGAGACAGCAGCGCGGGAGGCGGAGGCAGCAGTGAGGGAGGCGGAGCAGAACAAAAAATACAATGAACTCCAGCTACAGCTTCAGtctatgatgactatgttccagcaatttcaaaatcccccatcttag